In Thalassococcus sp. S3, the sequence GAAGGTGTCGAAAATATGCTGGTCAAACTTCAGGTCGAACAGCAATAATACTGGAAAACCGGTAACGGGATATCATCCTTTCGATGAGAGGATGCATGGGGACAAACAGGCGAAAACGTCATGACCTATTGCGTGGGAATGCGCCTTGAGCGGGGACTGGTGTTCATGTCGGACACCCGCACCAATGCGGGGCTGGACAATATCGCGACGGCCAAGAAGATGCACACCTGGGAGATCCCGGGGGAGCGGGTCATCACCCTGATGACAGCCGGCAACCTGGCCACGACGCAGGCGGTTGTCGGTCTGATCGACGAACGGACGAAGGCGCCGGCGGAACGGTCGCCGTCGATCCTGCAGGCGCCGTCGATGTTTCAGATCGCGCGCGATGTAGGGCAGACGCTGAAAGAGGTGATCGCCGACAATCTGGCGGGCGGGCAGGAAGCTTCGGCCGCGGCGTTCGGTGCGACGATGATCATGGGCGGTCAGATCAAGGGCAGCGCGCCACGGCTTTTTCTGATCTATCCGGAGGGCAATTTCATCGAGGCCTCCGACGAAAACCCGTTTTTTCAGATCGGCGAAACGAAGTATGGCAAGCCCATCCTGGTGCGGGCATTCGAGCCGGAGATGGGGTTTGAGGATGCGATCAAGCTGCTGCTGGTGAGTTTCGACAGTACGATCAAATCCAATCTCTCGGTCGGTTTGCCGATTGACTACATCACCTATGACACCGATAGCCTGTGCGTCGGTCAGCAGGCCCGGATCGAGGAGGGGGATGCGTACTACAGCGCCATCTCCAGCGGTTGGGGCGAGGCGTTGAAGGTGGCCTTCGGACAATTGCCGGAATTTCGCTTTCCCTGACAGCGTGCGCCTGTTGAGAGTACGGCATTTTCCGTATTTTTATCGAGAAGAAGACGGGACCGCGCGCCCGGATGGATTGGCTTAGGCTGATGCGTGCTTGGGCCAGCGTGTTGCCGGCGGTCAGAAGTCGATGGAAACGCCGGGCAATTTCAGCTCTTTCATCATGTCGCGCAACTCCTGACGGGCGGCGATGTTCGAGATGTTGAGCTGCTTGACGCCGATATCCTTGAGATCCAGCAGGGTCAGTCCGCGGGGGAAAAGCTCGCGGAAGATCACCCGCTCGCTGAAGCCGGGTGCGGTGCGAAAGCCGATGCGCGATGAGAGCATCGTGATCGCGCGCTCCATCTTTTCCTTGTTCACCATGCGCTGGGTGCCAAGGCGGTTGCGTATGACGATCCAGTCGATGGGCTTCAGGCCCGCCTGCGCGCGCAATTGCCGGGCGTTCCAGACCATCTCGGAATAGACCGAGGGCCCCAGGATTTTCTCGCCCCGGCTGTCGATCCGGGCCAGCAGGTCGAAATCGACGAAGCTGTCGTTCAGCGGTGTGATCAGGGTATCGGCCAGGGAATGGGCGACCTGGCTGAGCCGGGTATGCGAGCCAGGGCAGTCGATCAGGATGAAATCGTTGTCGGGCTCCAACGTGGCAACCGCGGCGGAGAGGCGGTGGTCGTAGATATTCTCGCCGGGTTTGAGGGTGGCGGCGTCAATCTCGGGCAGGTCGTGATAATCAAGCTGGGGCA encodes:
- a CDS encoding proteasome-type protease, with translation MTYCVGMRLERGLVFMSDTRTNAGLDNIATAKKMHTWEIPGERVITLMTAGNLATTQAVVGLIDERTKAPAERSPSILQAPSMFQIARDVGQTLKEVIADNLAGGQEASAAAFGATMIMGGQIKGSAPRLFLIYPEGNFIEASDENPFFQIGETKYGKPILVRAFEPEMGFEDAIKLLLVSFDSTIKSNLSVGLPIDYITYDTDSLCVGQQARIEEGDAYYSAISSGWGEALKVAFGQLPEFRFP
- a CDS encoding division plane positioning ATPase MipZ; protein product: MAHIIVVGNEKGGAGKSTVSMHVASALARLGHKVSCLDLDLRQRTLGRYVENRAAFTAKAGLDLPQLDYHDLPEIDAATLKPGENIYDHRLSAAVATLEPDNDFILIDCPGSHTRLSQVAHSLADTLITPLNDSFVDFDLLARIDSRGEKILGPSVYSEMVWNARQLRAQAGLKPIDWIVIRNRLGTQRMVNKEKMERAITMLSSRIGFRTAPGFSERVIFRELFPRGLTLLDLKDIGVKQLNISNIAARQELRDMMKELKLPGVSIDF